From the genome of Chitinophagaceae bacterium, one region includes:
- a CDS encoding helix-turn-helix domain-containing protein, translating into MDVITIESKAFQQLLEQLNQIKAGIDTRLKTTAPDDPWLDNNEVCKWLKVSKRTLQNYRDNGELSFSQVGAKILYKTSDVEDFLKRHYKKAFSIK; encoded by the coding sequence ATGGACGTAATCACCATCGAATCTAAAGCATTCCAGCAACTGCTGGAGCAACTCAATCAAATTAAAGCTGGTATTGATACCCGCCTGAAAACAACGGCGCCTGACGACCCGTGGCTGGACAATAACGAAGTCTGCAAATGGCTCAAGGTGAGCAAGCGCACACTGCAGAACTACCGCGACAACGGGGAACTCTCTTTTAGCCAGGTAGGTGCAAAGATTTTATACAAGACCAGTGACGTGGAAGATTTTCTTAAACGCCATTATAAAAAAGCCTTCAGCATCAAATGA
- a CDS encoding ribonuclease H-like domain-containing protein produces MAKEKVINLYIDAEWYLNQRIFLIGYSYDNKYFGQLYGKKLTPKNFKKLFSKVNGSVFCYGPDTGMLEKFFKWKFRDKFRCVNLMKVFKDFIKKGSFKLKDLEHRFGIRRKVMKYKTSIFQIWRDWRNPTKKKAVLLYNKEDVVNLVKLALKIFQKFKVKIRYLEKIRLK; encoded by the coding sequence ATGGCTAAAGAAAAAGTGATCAATCTCTACATTGATGCAGAATGGTATTTAAACCAGCGAATCTTTCTAATTGGGTATTCATACGACAACAAATACTTTGGGCAGCTCTACGGGAAGAAGCTGACACCGAAAAACTTCAAAAAACTATTCAGCAAAGTAAACGGCAGTGTTTTTTGTTACGGCCCGGACACCGGCATGCTGGAAAAATTCTTTAAATGGAAATTCAGGGATAAATTCCGGTGCGTGAACCTGATGAAGGTATTTAAGGACTTTATTAAAAAAGGAAGTTTTAAACTTAAAGACCTGGAGCACCGATTTGGTATCCGACGCAAAGTGATGAAATACAAAACCAGCATCTTCCAAATCTGGAGGGATTGGCGCAATCCAACGAAAAAGAAAGCAGTGCTGCTTTACAATAAAGAAGATGTTGTGAATCTCGTTAAACTTGCTTTGAAAATATTTCAAAAATTTAAAGTAAAAATCAGATATCTTGAAAAAATAAGACTGAAATAA